A DNA window from Canis lupus dingo isolate Sandy chromosome 2, ASM325472v2, whole genome shotgun sequence contains the following coding sequences:
- the ADGRB2 gene encoding adhesion G protein-coupled receptor B2 isoform X2: protein MTPACPLLLSVILSLRLAAAFDPAPSACSALASGVLYGAFSLQDLFPTIASGCSWTLENPDPTKYSLYLRFNRQEQVCTHFAPRLLPLDHYLVNFTCLRPSPEEAGAQAEAEAGRPEEEEEAAAAGLELCGGSGPFTFLHFDKNFVQLCLSAEPSEAPRLLAPAALAFRFVEVLLINNNNSSQFTCGVLCRWSEECGRAAGRACGFAQPGCSCPGEAGAGPATTTPPGPPAAHTLSNALVPGGPAPPAEADLHSGSSNDLFTTEMRYGEEPEEEPKVKTQWPRSADEPGLYMAQTGDPAAEEWSPWSVCSLTCGQGLQVRTRSCVSSPYGTLCSGPLRETRPCNNSATCPVHGVWEEWGSWSLCSRSCGRGSRSRMRTCVPPQHGGKACEGPELQTKLCSMAACPVEGQWLEWGPWGPCSTSCANGTQQRSRKCSVAGPAWATCTGALTDTRECSNLECPATDGKWGPWNAWSLCSKTCDTGWQRRFRMCQATGAQGYPCEGTGEEVKPCSEKRCPAFHEMCRDEYVMLMTWKKAAAGEIIYNKCPPNASGSASRRCLLSAQGVAYWGLPSFARCISHEYRYLYLSLREHLAKGQRMLAGEGMSQVVRSLQELLARRTYYSGDLLFSVDILRNVTDTFKRATYVPSADDVQRFFQVVSFMVDAENKDKWDDAQQVSPGSVHLLRVVEDFIHLVGDALKAFQSSLIVTDNLVISIQREPVSAVSSDITFPMRGRRGMKDWVRHSEDRLFLPKEVLSLSTPGKPVASGTSGSPGRGRGPGTVPPGPGHSHQRLLPADPEESSSYFVIGAVLYRTLGLILPPPRPPLAVTSRVMTVTVRPPTQPPAEPLITVELSYIINGTTDPHCASWDYSRADASSGDWDTESCQTLETQAAHTRCQCQHLSTFAVLAQPPKDLTLELAGSPSVPLVIGCAVSCMALLTLLAIYAAFWRFIKSERSIILLNFCLSILASNVLILVGQSRVLSKGVCTMTAAFLHFFFLSSFCWVLTEAWQSYLAVIGRMRTRLVRKRFLCLGWGLPALVVAVSVGFTRTKGYGTSSYCWLSLEGGLLYAFVGPAAVIVLVNMLIGIIVFNKLMARDGISDKSKKQRAGSERCPWASLLLPCSACGAVPSPLLSSASARNAMASLWSSCVVLPLLALTWMSAVLAMTDRRSVLFQALFAVFNSAQGFVITAVHCFLRREVQDVVKCQMGVCRADESEDSPDSCKNGQLQILSDFEKDVDLACQTVLFKEVNTCNPSTITGTLSRLSLDEDEEPKSCLVGPEGGLSFSPLPGNILVPMAASPGLGEPPPPQEANPVYMCGEGGLRQLDLTWLRPEPGSEGDYMVLPRRTLSLQPGSGGGAGEDPPRARPEGTPRRAAKTLAHPEGYPSFLSVEHSGLGLGPAYGSLQNPYGMTFQPPPPTPSARQVSEPGERSRTMPRTVPGSTMKLGSLERKKLRYSDLDFEVMHTRKRHSELYHELNQKFHTFDRYRSQSTAKREKRWSVSSGGTAERNMSSEKPSPGEHPGLSQQRRHQSWSTFKSMTLGSLPPKPRERLALHRAAAWEPTEPPDGDFQTEV, encoded by the exons ATGACCCCAGCCTGTCCCCTCTTACTATCTGTGATTCTGTCCCTGCGCCTGGCCGCCGCCTTCGACCCTGCCCCCAGCGCCTGCTCCGCCCTGGCCTCGGGCGTGCTCTACGGGGCCTTTTCACTGCAGGACCTCTTTCCCACCATCGCCTCAGGCTGCTCCTGGACCCTGGAGAACCCTGACCCCACCAAGTACTCCCTCTACCTGCGCTTCAACCGCCAGGAGCAGGTGTGCACTCACTTTGCCCCCCGTCTGCTGCCCCTGGACCACTACCTGGTCAACTTCACCTGCCTGCGGCCTAGCCCAGAGGAGGCGGGGGCCCAGGCCGAGGCAGAGGCAGGGcggccagaggaggaggaggaggcggcagcGGCGGGGCTGGAACTGTGCGGCGGCTCGGGCCCCTTCACCTTCCTGCACTTCGACAAGAACTTCGTGCAGCTGTGCCTGTCGGCAGAGCCCTCAGAGGCCCCGCGCCTGCTGGCGCCGGCCGCCCTGGCCTTCCGCTTCGTCGAGGTCTTgctcatcaacaacaacaactccAGCCAGTTCACCTGTGGCGTGCTCTGCCGCTGGAGCGAAGAGTGCGGCCGCGCGGCCGGCAGGGCCTGTGGCTTCGCCCAGCCGGGCTGCAGCTGCcccggggaggcgggggctgGTCCCGCCACCACCACGCCTCCAGGCCCTCCTGCTGCCCACACTCTGTCCAATGCCCTGGTGCCTGGGGGCCCGGCCCCACCTGCTGAGGCCGATTTGCATTCAGGGAGCAGCAATGACCTGTTTACGACTGAGATGAGATATG GTGAGGAGCCGGAAGAGGAACCGAAGGTGAAAACCCAGTGGCCAAGGTCTGCAGATGAGCCTGGGCTGTACATGGCGCAGACAG GCGACCCGGCGGCTGAGGAGTGGTCCCCGTGGAGCGTGTGTTCCCTGACGTGTGGGCAGGGTCTGCAGGTGCGGACCCGCTCCTGCGTGTCCTCCCCCTATGGGACCCTGTGCAGCGGGCCCCTGCGGGAGACCCGGCCCTGCAACAATTCAGCCACCTGCCCAG TGCACGGCGTGTGGGAGGAGTGGGGGTCCTGGAGCCTGTGCTCCCGCAGCTGCGGGCGGGGGTCCCGGAGCCGGATGCGGACCTGCGTGCCCCCCCAGCACGGCGGCAAGGCCTGCGAGGGTCCCGAGCTGCAGACTAAGCTCTGCAGTATGGCCGCTTGCCCGG TGGAAGGCCAGTGGCTAGAATGGGGTCCCTGGGGCCCATGCTCCACATCCTGTGCCAATGGGACCCAGCAGCGCAGCCGGAAGTGCAGTGTGGCGGGCCCAGCCTGGGCCACGTGTACGGGTGCCCTCACGGACACACGCGAGTGCAGCAACCTTGAGTGCCCGG CCACAGATGGCAAGTGGGGGCCGTGGAATGCATGGAGCCTGTGCTCCAAGACGTGTGACACAGGCTGGCAGCGCCGCTTCCGCATGTGCCAGGCCACGGGTGCGCAGGGCTACCCCTGCGAGGGTACCGGAGAGGAGGTGAAGCCTTGCAGTGAGAAGAGATGTCCAG CCTTCCATGAGATGTGCAGGGACGAGTATGTGATGCTGATGACGTGGAAGAAGGCAGCTGCTGGCGAGATCATCTATAACAAGTGCCCCCCCAACGCCTCAG GGTCTGCCAGCCGCCGCTGTCTCCTCAGTGCCCAGGGCGTGGCATACTGGGGTCTGCCCAGCTTCGCCCGCTGCATCTCCCACGAGTACCGCTACCTATACCTGTCC CTTCGGGAGCACCTGGCCAAAGGGCAGCGCATGCTGGCAGGTGAGGGCATGTCACAAGTGGTGCGCAGCTTGCAAGAGCTACTGGCCCGGCGCACTTACTACAGTGGGGACCTGCTCTTCTCTGTGGACATTCTAAGGAACGTCACTGACACCTTCAAGAGGGCCACCTATGTGCCCTCGGCTGATGATGTGCAG CGCTTCTTCCAGGTGGTGAGCTTCATGGTGGATGCAGAGAACAAGGATAAGTGGGATGATGCTCAGCAG GTATCCCCGGGCTCTGTGCACCTGCTTCGTGTTGTGGAGGACTTCATTCACCTGGTGGGAGATGCCCTCAAGGCCTTCCAGAGCTCTCTGATTGTCACAGACAACCTGG TGATCAGCATTCAGCGAGAACCGGTCTCCGCCGTGTCCAGTGACATCACGTTCCCCATGCGTGGCCGCAGGGGCATGAAGGACTGGGTGCGGCACTCGGAGGACCGCCTCTTCCTACCCAAGGAGGTGCTCAGCCTTTCCACCCCTGGGAAGCCAGTTGCCTCTGGCACCTCGGGCAgccctggcagggggaggggcccaggaacCGTGCCCCCTGGCCCAGGCCACTCCCACCAGCGCCTCCTGCCAGCAGATCCTGAGGAGTCGTCCTCCTACTTTGTGATCGGTGCTGTGCTTTACCGCACGCTTGGCCTCATCCTGCCACCCCCCAG ACCCCCGCTGGCCGTCACGTCCAGAGTGATGACAGTGACTGTGCGGCCCCCCACCCAGCCACCAGCTGAACCTCTTATCACAGTGGAGCTCTCCTACATCATCAAC GGCACCACGGATCCCCACTGTGCCAGCTGGGACTACTCCCGAGC AGATGCCAGCTCAGGGGACTGGGACACCGAGAGCTGCCAGACGCTGGAGACACAGGCAGCCCACACTCGCTGCCAGTGCCAGCACCTGTCTACCTTTGCTGTGCTGGCCCAGCCACCCAAGGACCTG ACCCTGGAGCTGGCAGGCTCCCCCTCGGTCCCCCTCGTGATCGGCTGTGCCGTGTCGTGCATGGCGCTGCTCACCCTCCTCGCCATCTATGCGGCCTTCTGGAG GTTCATCAAATCCGAGCGCTCCATCATCTTGTTGAACTTCTGCTTGTCCATCCTGGCGTCCAACGTCCTGATCCTCGTGGGCCAGTCACGGGTGCTGAGCAAG GGTGTATGCACCATGACTGCCGCCTTCTTGcacttcttcttcctctcctccttttgCTGGGTGCTCACTGAGGCCTGGCAGTCCTACCTGGCTGTCATCGGACGGATGCGTACCCGCCTTGTTCGCAAGCGCTTCCTCTGCCTGGGCTGGG GTCTGCCCGCCCTGGTGGTGGCCGTGTCTGTCGGCTTCACCCGCACCAAAGGATACGGTACATCCAGCTA CTGCTGGCTCTCCCTGGAGGGTGGCCTGCTCTATGCTTTTGTGGGGCCCGCTGCTGTCATCGTCCTG GTGAACATGCTCATCGGAATCATCGTCTTTAACAAGCTCATGGCACGCGATGGCATCTCGGACAAGTCCAAGAAGCAGAGGGCCGG GTCGGAGCGGTGCCCCTGGGccagcctgctcctcccctgctcagcGTGCGGAGCggtccccagccccctgctcagcTCAGCCTCGGCCAGGAACGCCAT GGCCTCGCTCTGGAGCTCCTGCGTGGTGCTGCCCCTGCTGGCGCTCACCTGGATGTCGGCCGTCCTGGCCATGACAGACCGGCGCTCCGTCCTCTTCCAGGCCCTCTTCGCTGTCTTCAACTCGGCGCAGGGCTTTGTCATCACTGCTGTGCACTGCTTCCTGCGCCGAGAG GTCCAGGACGTGGTGAAGTGCCAGATGGGTGTATGCCGGGCCGATGAGAGTGAAGACTCCCCCGACTCATGTAAAAATGGGCAGCTGCAGATCCTG TCAGACTTTGAAAAAGATGTGGATCTGGCTTGTCAGACAG TTCTGTTCAAGGAGGTCAACACTTGCAACCCATCTACCATCACGGGCACACTGTCCCGCCTATCCCTGGACGAGGACGAGGAGCCCAAGTCCTGCCTCGTGGGTCCTGAGGGCGGCCTCAGCTTCTCACCGCTGCCTGGGAATATCCTGGTGCCCATGGCAGCCTCgccagggctgggggagccaCCGCCCCCACAGGAGGCCAACCCTGTGTACATGTGTGGGGAAGGTGGCCTCCGGCAGCTGGACCTCACATGGCTGCGGCCCGAGCCGGGCTCTGAGGGGGACTACATGGTGCTGCCCCGGCGGACTCTGAGCCTGCAGCCTGGCAGTGGTGGCGGAGCTGGTGAAGATCCCCCAAGGGCCCGGCCTGAGGGCACCCCTCGGAGGGCTGCCAAGACACTGGCCCACCCGGAAGGCTACCCCAGCTTCCTGTCTGTGGAACActcaggcctggggctgggccctgCCTATGGGTCTCTACAGAACCCCTATGGGATGACCTTCCAGCCACCACCACCGACGCCCAGTGCCCGCCAAGTATCTGAGCCAGGGGAACGCAGCCGGACCATGCCCCGCACTGTGCCAGGCTCTACCATGAAGCTGGGCTCCCTGGAG CGAAAGAAGTTACGATATTCAGACCTGGACTTTGAG GTGATGCACACCCGGAAGCGGCACTCAGAACTCTACCACGAGCTCAACCAGAAATTCCACACTTTCGACCGCTACCGCAGCCAGTCTACAGCCAAG agggagaagcggtgGAGTGTGTCCTCGGGTGGGACAGCCGAACGGAACATGTCTAGC GAgaagcccagccctggggagcaTCCTGGCTTGTCCCAGCAGCGGAGACATCAGAGCTGGAGCACCTTCAAGTCTATGACATTGGGCTCGCTGCCCCCCAAGCCCCGAGAACGGCTGGCCCTGCACCGAGCAGCAGCCTGGGAGCCCACAGAACCACCTGATGGTGACTTCCAGACAGAGGTGTGA
- the ADGRB2 gene encoding adhesion G protein-coupled receptor B2 isoform X9 — MTPACPLLLSVILSLRLAAAFDPAPSACSALASGVLYGAFSLQDLFPTIASGCSWTLENPDPTKYSLYLRFNRQEQVCTHFAPRLLPLDHYLVNFTCLRPSPEEAGAQAEAEAGRPEEEEEAAAAGLELCGGSGPFTFLHFDKNFVQLCLSAEPSEAPRLLAPAALAFRFVEVLLINNNNSSQFTCGVLCRWSEECGRAAGRACGFAQPGCSCPGEAGAGPATTTPPGPPAAHTLSNALVPGGPAPPAEADLHSGSSNDLFTTEMRYGEEPEEEPKVKTQWPRSADEPGLYMAQTGDPAAEEWSPWSVCSLTCGQGLQVRTRSCVSSPYGTLCSGPLRETRPCNNSATCPVHGVWEEWGSWSLCSRSCGRGSRSRMRTCVPPQHGGKACEGPELQTKLCSMAACPVEGQWLEWGPWGPCSTSCANGTQQRSRKCSVAGPAWATCTGALTDTRECSNLECPATDGKWGPWNAWSLCSKTCDTGWQRRFRMCQATGAQGYPCEGTGEEVKPCSEKRCPAFHEMCRDEYVMLMTWKKAAAGEIIYNKCPPNASGSASRRCLLSAQGVAYWGLPSFARCISHEYRYLYLSLREHLAKGQRMLAGEGMSQVVRSLQELLARRTYYSGDLLFSVDILRNVTDTFKRATYVPSADDVQRFFQVVSFMVDAENKDKWDDAQQVSPGSVHLLRVVEDFIHLVGDALKAFQSSLIVTDNLVISIQREPVSAVSSDITFPMRGRRGMKDWVRHSEDRLFLPKEVLSLSTPGKPVASGTSGSPGRGRGPGTVPPGPGHSHQRLLPADPEESSSYFVIGAVLYRTLGLILPPPRPPLAVTSRVMTVTVRPPTQPPAEPLITVELSYIINGTTDPHCASWDYSRADASSGDWDTESCQTLETQAAHTRCQCQHLSTFAVLAQPPKDLTLELAGSPSVPLVIGCAVSCMALLTLLAIYAAFWRFIKSERSIILLNFCLSILASNVLILVGQSRVLSKGVCTMTAAFLHFFFLSSFCWVLTEAWQSYLAVIGRMRTRLVRKRFLCLGWGLPALVVAVSVGFTRTKGYGTSSYCWLSLEGGLLYAFVGPAAVIVLVNMLIGIIVFNKLMARDGISDKSKKQRAGASLWSSCVVLPLLALTWMSAVLAMTDRRSVLFQALFAVFNSAQGFVITAVHCFLRREVQDVVKCQMGVCRADESEDSPDSCKNGQLQILSDFEKDVDLACQTVLFKEVNTCNPSTITGTLSRLSLDEDEEPKSCLVGPEGGLSFSPLPGNILVPMAASPGLGEPPPPQEANPVYMCGEGGLRQLDLTWLRPEPGSEGDYMVLPRRTLSLQPGSGGGAGEDPPRARPEGTPRRAAKTLAHPEGYPSFLSVEHSGLGLGPAYGSLQNPYGMTFQPPPPTPSARQVSEPGERSRTMPRTVPGSTMKLGSLERKKLRYSDLDFEKVMHTRKRHSELYHELNQKFHTFDRYRSQSTAKREKRWSVSSGGTAERNMSSEKPSPGEHPGLSQQRRHQSWSTFKSMTLGSLPPKPRERLALHRAAAWEPTEPPDGDFQTEV; from the exons ATGACCCCAGCCTGTCCCCTCTTACTATCTGTGATTCTGTCCCTGCGCCTGGCCGCCGCCTTCGACCCTGCCCCCAGCGCCTGCTCCGCCCTGGCCTCGGGCGTGCTCTACGGGGCCTTTTCACTGCAGGACCTCTTTCCCACCATCGCCTCAGGCTGCTCCTGGACCCTGGAGAACCCTGACCCCACCAAGTACTCCCTCTACCTGCGCTTCAACCGCCAGGAGCAGGTGTGCACTCACTTTGCCCCCCGTCTGCTGCCCCTGGACCACTACCTGGTCAACTTCACCTGCCTGCGGCCTAGCCCAGAGGAGGCGGGGGCCCAGGCCGAGGCAGAGGCAGGGcggccagaggaggaggaggaggcggcagcGGCGGGGCTGGAACTGTGCGGCGGCTCGGGCCCCTTCACCTTCCTGCACTTCGACAAGAACTTCGTGCAGCTGTGCCTGTCGGCAGAGCCCTCAGAGGCCCCGCGCCTGCTGGCGCCGGCCGCCCTGGCCTTCCGCTTCGTCGAGGTCTTgctcatcaacaacaacaactccAGCCAGTTCACCTGTGGCGTGCTCTGCCGCTGGAGCGAAGAGTGCGGCCGCGCGGCCGGCAGGGCCTGTGGCTTCGCCCAGCCGGGCTGCAGCTGCcccggggaggcgggggctgGTCCCGCCACCACCACGCCTCCAGGCCCTCCTGCTGCCCACACTCTGTCCAATGCCCTGGTGCCTGGGGGCCCGGCCCCACCTGCTGAGGCCGATTTGCATTCAGGGAGCAGCAATGACCTGTTTACGACTGAGATGAGATATG GTGAGGAGCCGGAAGAGGAACCGAAGGTGAAAACCCAGTGGCCAAGGTCTGCAGATGAGCCTGGGCTGTACATGGCGCAGACAG GCGACCCGGCGGCTGAGGAGTGGTCCCCGTGGAGCGTGTGTTCCCTGACGTGTGGGCAGGGTCTGCAGGTGCGGACCCGCTCCTGCGTGTCCTCCCCCTATGGGACCCTGTGCAGCGGGCCCCTGCGGGAGACCCGGCCCTGCAACAATTCAGCCACCTGCCCAG TGCACGGCGTGTGGGAGGAGTGGGGGTCCTGGAGCCTGTGCTCCCGCAGCTGCGGGCGGGGGTCCCGGAGCCGGATGCGGACCTGCGTGCCCCCCCAGCACGGCGGCAAGGCCTGCGAGGGTCCCGAGCTGCAGACTAAGCTCTGCAGTATGGCCGCTTGCCCGG TGGAAGGCCAGTGGCTAGAATGGGGTCCCTGGGGCCCATGCTCCACATCCTGTGCCAATGGGACCCAGCAGCGCAGCCGGAAGTGCAGTGTGGCGGGCCCAGCCTGGGCCACGTGTACGGGTGCCCTCACGGACACACGCGAGTGCAGCAACCTTGAGTGCCCGG CCACAGATGGCAAGTGGGGGCCGTGGAATGCATGGAGCCTGTGCTCCAAGACGTGTGACACAGGCTGGCAGCGCCGCTTCCGCATGTGCCAGGCCACGGGTGCGCAGGGCTACCCCTGCGAGGGTACCGGAGAGGAGGTGAAGCCTTGCAGTGAGAAGAGATGTCCAG CCTTCCATGAGATGTGCAGGGACGAGTATGTGATGCTGATGACGTGGAAGAAGGCAGCTGCTGGCGAGATCATCTATAACAAGTGCCCCCCCAACGCCTCAG GGTCTGCCAGCCGCCGCTGTCTCCTCAGTGCCCAGGGCGTGGCATACTGGGGTCTGCCCAGCTTCGCCCGCTGCATCTCCCACGAGTACCGCTACCTATACCTGTCC CTTCGGGAGCACCTGGCCAAAGGGCAGCGCATGCTGGCAGGTGAGGGCATGTCACAAGTGGTGCGCAGCTTGCAAGAGCTACTGGCCCGGCGCACTTACTACAGTGGGGACCTGCTCTTCTCTGTGGACATTCTAAGGAACGTCACTGACACCTTCAAGAGGGCCACCTATGTGCCCTCGGCTGATGATGTGCAG CGCTTCTTCCAGGTGGTGAGCTTCATGGTGGATGCAGAGAACAAGGATAAGTGGGATGATGCTCAGCAG GTATCCCCGGGCTCTGTGCACCTGCTTCGTGTTGTGGAGGACTTCATTCACCTGGTGGGAGATGCCCTCAAGGCCTTCCAGAGCTCTCTGATTGTCACAGACAACCTGG TGATCAGCATTCAGCGAGAACCGGTCTCCGCCGTGTCCAGTGACATCACGTTCCCCATGCGTGGCCGCAGGGGCATGAAGGACTGGGTGCGGCACTCGGAGGACCGCCTCTTCCTACCCAAGGAGGTGCTCAGCCTTTCCACCCCTGGGAAGCCAGTTGCCTCTGGCACCTCGGGCAgccctggcagggggaggggcccaggaacCGTGCCCCCTGGCCCAGGCCACTCCCACCAGCGCCTCCTGCCAGCAGATCCTGAGGAGTCGTCCTCCTACTTTGTGATCGGTGCTGTGCTTTACCGCACGCTTGGCCTCATCCTGCCACCCCCCAG ACCCCCGCTGGCCGTCACGTCCAGAGTGATGACAGTGACTGTGCGGCCCCCCACCCAGCCACCAGCTGAACCTCTTATCACAGTGGAGCTCTCCTACATCATCAAC GGCACCACGGATCCCCACTGTGCCAGCTGGGACTACTCCCGAGC AGATGCCAGCTCAGGGGACTGGGACACCGAGAGCTGCCAGACGCTGGAGACACAGGCAGCCCACACTCGCTGCCAGTGCCAGCACCTGTCTACCTTTGCTGTGCTGGCCCAGCCACCCAAGGACCTG ACCCTGGAGCTGGCAGGCTCCCCCTCGGTCCCCCTCGTGATCGGCTGTGCCGTGTCGTGCATGGCGCTGCTCACCCTCCTCGCCATCTATGCGGCCTTCTGGAG GTTCATCAAATCCGAGCGCTCCATCATCTTGTTGAACTTCTGCTTGTCCATCCTGGCGTCCAACGTCCTGATCCTCGTGGGCCAGTCACGGGTGCTGAGCAAG GGTGTATGCACCATGACTGCCGCCTTCTTGcacttcttcttcctctcctccttttgCTGGGTGCTCACTGAGGCCTGGCAGTCCTACCTGGCTGTCATCGGACGGATGCGTACCCGCCTTGTTCGCAAGCGCTTCCTCTGCCTGGGCTGGG GTCTGCCCGCCCTGGTGGTGGCCGTGTCTGTCGGCTTCACCCGCACCAAAGGATACGGTACATCCAGCTA CTGCTGGCTCTCCCTGGAGGGTGGCCTGCTCTATGCTTTTGTGGGGCCCGCTGCTGTCATCGTCCTG GTGAACATGCTCATCGGAATCATCGTCTTTAACAAGCTCATGGCACGCGATGGCATCTCGGACAAGTCCAAGAAGCAGAGGGCCGG GGCCTCGCTCTGGAGCTCCTGCGTGGTGCTGCCCCTGCTGGCGCTCACCTGGATGTCGGCCGTCCTGGCCATGACAGACCGGCGCTCCGTCCTCTTCCAGGCCCTCTTCGCTGTCTTCAACTCGGCGCAGGGCTTTGTCATCACTGCTGTGCACTGCTTCCTGCGCCGAGAG GTCCAGGACGTGGTGAAGTGCCAGATGGGTGTATGCCGGGCCGATGAGAGTGAAGACTCCCCCGACTCATGTAAAAATGGGCAGCTGCAGATCCTG TCAGACTTTGAAAAAGATGTGGATCTGGCTTGTCAGACAG TTCTGTTCAAGGAGGTCAACACTTGCAACCCATCTACCATCACGGGCACACTGTCCCGCCTATCCCTGGACGAGGACGAGGAGCCCAAGTCCTGCCTCGTGGGTCCTGAGGGCGGCCTCAGCTTCTCACCGCTGCCTGGGAATATCCTGGTGCCCATGGCAGCCTCgccagggctgggggagccaCCGCCCCCACAGGAGGCCAACCCTGTGTACATGTGTGGGGAAGGTGGCCTCCGGCAGCTGGACCTCACATGGCTGCGGCCCGAGCCGGGCTCTGAGGGGGACTACATGGTGCTGCCCCGGCGGACTCTGAGCCTGCAGCCTGGCAGTGGTGGCGGAGCTGGTGAAGATCCCCCAAGGGCCCGGCCTGAGGGCACCCCTCGGAGGGCTGCCAAGACACTGGCCCACCCGGAAGGCTACCCCAGCTTCCTGTCTGTGGAACActcaggcctggggctgggccctgCCTATGGGTCTCTACAGAACCCCTATGGGATGACCTTCCAGCCACCACCACCGACGCCCAGTGCCCGCCAAGTATCTGAGCCAGGGGAACGCAGCCGGACCATGCCCCGCACTGTGCCAGGCTCTACCATGAAGCTGGGCTCCCTGGAG CGAAAGAAGTTACGATATTCAGACCTGGACTTTGAG AAGGTGATGCACACCCGGAAGCGGCACTCAGAACTCTACCACGAGCTCAACCAGAAATTCCACACTTTCGACCGCTACCGCAGCCAGTCTACAGCCAAG agggagaagcggtgGAGTGTGTCCTCGGGTGGGACAGCCGAACGGAACATGTCTAGC GAgaagcccagccctggggagcaTCCTGGCTTGTCCCAGCAGCGGAGACATCAGAGCTGGAGCACCTTCAAGTCTATGACATTGGGCTCGCTGCCCCCCAAGCCCCGAGAACGGCTGGCCCTGCACCGAGCAGCAGCCTGGGAGCCCACAGAACCACCTGATGGTGACTTCCAGACAGAGGTGTGA